TGGACGCTTTCCTTAGCAGGTGAACTGAAATTCACGCGCTACTATTTCCATTCAAACTCTACAGAGATCAGGACAGCATCACCTCCACTGCGCAGCGACAATCCCTCTCTCACACGATCGACTGACTCCTCTGGTTGGCTGAAGCGTCATGGGTTTAGAGCCCACTGGCCAATGAGCGGCAAGAGCGACTGGCGTGATGCCCCGCCCAGTAACCAGTAAGATGGACTCAAGAGCTGTGATTGGTCAGGCAAGTGATGACGTTAGGGGAGTTACGAACACCGGGAAATAGAATCACCTCAGCTGCAAATACGaggtattaaaaataattaaatatatcgTCTGTAAGactaatatgttttaatataatataacccaagtaactttttatttattattgtgtttagCCTATATATTTTCCTGACAGCATGTATTCTTATGTTAAAGTGATCgctatttacaataataattattttacatatgcTTTAACAGATATATTTCTGAAACGGTATTGTTTTTCTCTTATGTTTATTcgtcattgacaaataaaaaatgactaGGTCAGATATTACCTTttaattgttaaattaatgtttaacttTATTACTACTTGCGCATCTTTTTACGCAtttaacccttatagggtctttTTAGATCCCAAACGACGTttgctaaaattaaaaaaatgttctctttgtccaaatgacatgaaactttgtacagttgttaacactttctagatctacaaataaataaaaaattggagtgatatcttgtttttatgttagtgtagaaaaaaaagtcacactcagggtctttggggtctccaggcaacaaaatgtaattttgtaacaaaataattttttaaaatgtaattttactctgtttattatttgtttttacttaatatttgtgcagtttttggaggatttatcttatcttttacatttatataaataaatattttgttgagtaggtttttatacaaaaacctattttaaaaaatatttttaaatttatttatatacatttaaaaaatatgataaatcctccacaaactgcacaaatgtggagtaaaaacattaataaacagactaaaattacattaaaaaaaattattttgttacaaaattacattttgttgcctggggtctctggagaccccaaagaccgaagaccgcacaagggaCGTTAAAGACGTTGTTCTCGCTCTCTGTGAATGAAAACAGTTGAATTTAGAATTACAAGCATTTAATCTAATTTTCACATATGTTGTGTtttcaaaacaacatttaaacatgGAGTGAGTCATTTTGCATACAGTTATATACATGTAATACTATAGAATGCTACAAGAAAAGAATTACATATGAGAAACGCTAACACTGTTTAATCTACACTAAGAGATCAGATGCACAAGCTTAAATTGACTTTACAAGCAGTTTCCAGTTGGAAAGGAAAACTGTAACCCTGTTTTCGCTACAGAAATAAATACAGAAGTTATTAATCACATGAAATTAAAGGAGCTCAGCTGCGATAATGATTTTAAAAGGAAGTCAAATTTGCGGTGAGGGTTATTTTTTGCACTGTTTAAGGAAGTGGCTTTCAGGACAGAAAGTTGATGCAACAGGTTTCAGTTTGATTCGTTAATCTtgacaacaacaacagaaaacagtcaaaattatatctttggaatatatatatatatatatatgctcatAGACATGATTAATAATATTCATgacaatgaaaataaacatttccCTGCAGATATGGTGTGAAGGAGAAAGATTTGTCCATTAAGATACAGCGGGAGTGCTTTGAGcttcatttaaatattgttaagTTCTGCGCAACAAACAgaactgcaaaaataactacatttttacattttcaggaGAATATTGTTGTGTTTGCATGTGCAAAGCTTGACGCCACTGTGGGCCATCTGTGAACACCATTCACATGGTTTAAAGTACATGCTACAGTCCATCTGACCCACGGTCCATCAGGCCGAGATCCTGAACATCATGTTCTTCTGATCTGCTGGGACTCGAGGGTCTTTGGTTCAGGGTTTTCTGCTACAGCTGATCTGTTGATCTGAATCCAGCACGGGTTCCTCTGTACGGTATCCCATCAGGCATCTGCATTTAATCACTGAAGCTCATTGGTTCGTCTGGTCTTGGATGAAGTTCTGCAGAGTGACGCGTTCAGGAGGAGCATCTCGGATCTTATGCCAGAATCAGGCTGTTCCAGACGTCGCTTTTGGAGCTGGAAGATCCACTCGGAGAAAGTTTGAGAGCAGAATTTGCGCTTGGAGTTCCCATATAAGTCGGAAAGGCAGAGACCTGGATAGACGGAGGAAAGATATTGTGTTACTGTCTCTTATTCAAACCAGTAACTTTGGaatcaaataatttaataaatgaaaaaatgtaaatgagaaGCTGATGAATAACATGGACATTTAGTTTTCTACATTAAGTTTTTAGAtgaggaaatatatatatatataattattacatatttgtattattatttatatgattatatattaCTGAAATTAATGAGCTCtgcatgtaattaaaattaatatttaaaatatttatcgatgttaaatatatatataaatatatatatatatatataaaataggaACTCATAAACTGTATAATAAAGAAAATACTGCCTGAATATAtggatatataaatatacttattatatttaatattaaaattcatatttataatatttatcaatgcaaacacacacacacatatataatatatatatatatatatatatatatatagatatatatatagatatacatatataatatttatatatttataattttaatattaaaatcaatatttatacatatatatatatatagagctcATAATCtacatgtaattaaaattaatatttaaattaatatttaatgtttaaaaacaaatatatatatatatatatatatataaaatgattttttaaaaatatttataaacaatatattatttatactatatatatatatatatatatatatatatatatatatatatatatatattatgtaatcaattaacatgaactgtaataataatagtaataattataaaatagaGAAAACTGCCTAAATATAtggatttatattaaatatttattatatttaatattaaaatcaatattcataatatttaaaatcactatatatatatatatataacatcacatgttttatatatatatatatatatatatatatatatatgtgtattatatatacatatatatatatagatatgtTATGAGctgttatatatattatataatataattaatatatatatatatatatatatatatatatatatatatagctcataATCtacatgtaattaaaattaatatttaaattaatatttaatgtttaaaaacaaatatatatatttacacacacacacatatatatatatatatatatatatatatatatatatatatatatatatatatatatatataaaataaatatatgtgtaaaaatatgaatttcaTGTACTCTCTTAATTAACATGCACTCATAAACTCTATAATTCTAAAAGAGAACTAGTGTTAgatgaggtgtgtgtgtgtgtgtgtgtgtgtgtgtgtgtgtgtgtgtgttctctgaCCGGTGTGTGTATGTTATGGTGTGTGTAGAGCGACGCCGTGTCCGGCTCCGTCTTTATGGCTCGCGGTTCCTCTGTGGGACTGGAGTTCACGGCAGCGGACGCCGTCTGACCCTCAGAGGCTCCTGTCAATCACAgacaggtcaaaggtcagaaTCACTGGATTTTCAACTAGACATGCTTCTTCATGTAAAGCTCTCAAGATACTGGATGATTGTCTTGAGTGTCGGCGCTCACCAGGTTTGGACTTGATGTTTTTGGGTTTGCGTTTGCGGGTCTGAATTCCCTCTTTCTTCATGGCGAGAGGACGAGGAACCTGAAGAGAAGAGCAGAAGTTTGAAACGCTGCACAGAATCTGTTGTTTTGTTCATTCTTTGTCTCCATCTGCTGGTTACACACATTACTAcagcctctctctctttcagttcATGTGTTCAGGTGCATGATTTTGGCACAAGAAGCTGTACATTTGTATTGCCAAAggataaagtaaaataatgataGCCGTGTCTCACCCCGTGGAGTTTCATGTAGAGTCCGCAGGCGTTGCAGACCGGCTCTCCCTCTGCATTACGTCTCCAGAGAGTAGTTGTGGTCGTCTGACAGTTAGTGCAGGACAAACCAACCCGCCTGGACGCAGACTGACAGAGAGACAGACCAGTGAGAGACAGATCATGATAGTCTTCTTATCTGAATCATatcttcataataaaaataaaaacatccctataatgaaaaattaaaaataaatattgcaataataaaaagtaatgcaaaatacaaaaaaacacttgctgcaactgaagataaaatattgcaataataaaacaatgcaaaataaaaaacaattaaaacaagttaaataattcaaacaaaatattacaataataaaaaagtgaaaaataaaaaaattaaaacaagttaaataattaaaacaaaatattacaataataaaaaagtgaaaaataaaaaaattaaaacaagttaaataattaaaacaaaatattgcaataataaaacaatgcaaaataaaaaacaattaaaactagttaaataattaaaacaaaatattgcaataataaaaaggtgaaaaataaaaaaattaaaacaagttaaataattaaaacaaaatattacaataataaaaaagtgaaaaattaaaaaattaaaacaagttaaataattaaaacaaaatattgcaataataaaacaatgcaaaataaaaaacaattaaaactagttaaataattaaaacaaaatattgcaataataaaaaggtgaaaaataaaaaaattaaaacaagttaaataattaaaacaaaatattgcaataataaaacaatgcaaaataaaaaaaataaaataagttaaataattaaaacacaatattgcaataataaaaaacagaaaaataaaaaaacactgcaaaaagtaatgcaaaaataaataaataaatgtgctgcaaacactgaaataaaaaactaaaacatgCTGAAAACAGCACGAAAATATCTCAAtaataaaaattgtgaaaaatggggaaaaaacactacaaaaaagtaatgcaaaataaaaaataaatgtgcttcaaacactgaaataataaaaaaatagtgcaaaataaaaacaaataaacattgcaataatagaaaaaaatagtaaaaaaagaacaaaaaaagtaatgcacaataaaaaataaacttgttgcgaacactgaaatataaaatgaaaacagcatgAAAACACTCCAAtaaaaattgtacaaaataaaaaactgcaaaagtaatgcaaaataCAGACAAACactgcaataataaaaaataatgctaaataaaaaataaacactataataataaaacaacgcaaaaataaaaaaacaaacctgCTGCAACTgaaacactgaaataaaaaatgaaaacatgcaataaaaaatagtacaaaataaaaaaacactgcaATAATAAAAAGTCATGCAAGAAATATAAACTTGCtgcaattaaaataatataaaatcatgcaaaataaaaagtcCTGCAAacactgaaataataaaaattcaaacatgctgaaaacattgtaataataaaagaaatgtGCAAAAGCACTGcgaaaataaaaaaacaaacctgctgcaattaacaataaaattaaatattaaagcaaaatacaaaataaacttgctgcaactgaaactttgaaataatacaaaatgaaaacatgcaacatgcaataaaaatagtgcaaaaaaacaaaacaaaatatcagtTTCACAATTCTCAATGTATTTTCACATCTGCTGGGATGGAGTTGTGATTGTGAATGTCAGTAAAACTCACCAGTCGTCTCTGTGGTTTAATGAGCGGCCGGTTGATCCCGTTCATCTTGTGGTAGAGTCCGCAGGCGTTACACAGGTAATGACCCGTCCCGTCCCGCCGCCACAGAGGAGTGGACATCGCCCCGCAGTTCACACACTCTCGACCCTCCGCGAACTCAtcgaacagctctgaggacggaCAGACAAAACTgatcaaaacacctgcaaacgAAGGTCCACTTTAAAGAGTTTTACAGTCTGAGGTCACATGACCTTTACATCCTGCAGAAGCTTTAAAACACTGATCTGAATGGCACATCTGAGACTAAAAACTGACCTTTACTGCTGTTTGCAACTTCAACTCAGTTCAGTTTATAAGTTTTTTTGGCATTGaagaaaataagttttttttgcCAAAGCATTTGCAACATGctgcaaacacacaaaaaacccTACAATACAAAATAGTAAACAGTGCAATAATAAGGCAATAATACAAATTAATGAAAACACAACCCTGCCATAAtataagaaaaataatgtaaacaGCAATAACAAATATTGATGCAAAATAACATCaaaacttaaataataatattaatatataatagctataaaatattaaattattaaaatattataatataaaaataatgcaaaataaacactgcaataataaaaacataaaaaatgacaacaatAGAGAATAAttctaaacaaaacaaataaacatgctGCAAACACTGAAAAGACAGCAATAATAAAAGtagtgcaaaataaaaataaacagtaatataaaagtgaaaaaatataatttatcatGACAATAATAAGGAATAACTTTAAATTATGAAAAGACTTatagaaataatgcaaaataaaaataaacgcTGCAGTAATAAAAAAggtgaaaaaatatatttaatcatggcaataataaagaataattttcaataaaaaactTGCCGCAAACACTGAAAAaacttataaaaaataaaaataaacactgcaataataaaaaatgaaaacataagtaatcacagcaataataaagcaatatataattctaaataaataaacactgcaaACACTGAAAAGGCTTATAacaataatgcaaaataaaaaatataaataaacactgcaataataaaaaagtgaaaaatataatcactgcaataataaAGGTTAATTCTAAATTAAAAGTAAACTTGCTGCAAATACTGAATAGcctgcaataataaaaaatagtgcaaaataaaaataaacactgcaatgaagaacaataaaaatgagcaaaaaaacactgcaataaaaaacaattaatgcaaaataaaaaaaacgtgctaatataataataatacataataaaaacaaaaaaacccgaATAAATCAAAGtgcaaaattaaaaagtaaacactacaataaaaaaattaaaataaaactataaatgTTTCACATCAAAGATTCATTTTTAAACGATATTTCTCATAACAAAAGCCTAGCTGCTTTCTGAATGAATTTTCTGATCAGCAGGAGGCGCTGTTGCTCATGTGAGACAGAGGtatccacacaaacacacacacacactgagctaATCTTTATAAATGGAAAGCACTCATATATCAGACAGGAGGCCCCTGAGGGGCCCTTAACTACAACACTGAGCGATGGATCAATGTGGACAAATGAGAGACACACAAAATCATTCATCTCTCTCAGTAAACCGATCTTGAGGCTTTCAAACACCTTTAACGAGCTGTTCGCTTTAGCGGAGCAGAAGTTACTGTCAGATTCACTCAGAGTCATAAACCATAAACCCGTTCTGATGCAAAACACTATTACAAAcgaatacactgtaaaaaaacatgggttattttttttgtgcaagtcCTGGGTCTGAGCCTTTTTGGGGGGTTATTattcagtgtttgggtagtttttgtgttacacagatcctgggtcagatgtaataaCCCAGGGTGTTGAGTTAATTATCGCGGGGTTTTAGCGCCCTCTTCAGGAGAGAGCAGTGCAGCGCCGTCAAACTGGTGCACGTCTTCGAtaaaatacaggtttgtgtacgttttattttatctaaaaattcattattgttctgtatattgttgaattttatgcaaagcaaCATACAGGGGTGCGATGTGAGTCACCTAAACGAGAGTCGCGTCGGTTTTTTGCGTGATGCAAACGCCTGATGCCTTGAAtaaaattttatgattttattccaaaagatacagaatataaatagttaggatgttaaaatatgttctcagaaCTGTACACTGATTATTTATGGACAGGTTATGGAGTCAGTCACAGCTTTTTTCGGCTACGAGTGAAACTCAGGCGGCGGTCTGAAGTTATCAGTTCCCCCGCCGAACGCGACTCATCTCCGGCACGAGATCCAGCGCCGTTACGGTGGAAACAGGACAACAGAGACTGGTTCATTACACTTgaattacttctaaatgtttcatttttgctactaatatttgttaaacgagcttaaatgtaggcaatatgtattaaaaaacgatataaaatatgctatactgtaaaatataatcaaaataaaggaattatcatgcaaccagtggttgtgtggagtatttttttttttttttaaagtttagaGGATTTAAGTTAATCCATAAACATTACttcatgaagtaaaaaaaaaaaaaaaaaaaaaaaaaaaaatcagtcggCTACGAGTGAAACGCAGGTGGCGGTCTGAAGTTATTAGTTCCCCCGCCGAACGCGACTCATCTCCGGCATGAGATCCAGCGCCGTTACGGTGGAAACAAGACAACAGAGACTGATCCATTACACTTGAATTActtctaatatttgttaaacGAGCTTAAATGTAGTATGTATATGTATTAAAAACGATATAAAATATGCaatactataaaatatgatCGAAAATAAATGACCAATTAGTATGAATTTCTGCGACCTCATTCacaatttgtctaaaccccagtggtGGGTTGGTTTAGGGGCGGAGTTAAGGGTTGGTCgttcgtacgaattcatacgaatttagTAACTCGTAAAATAGGTATGATTTAGCAAAACACGTACTAATTTATAGGAGTGACGTCGTACCTTGTAAAATAAGTACGAACTGGCATGATATCAGGTTGGAATTATCAAACCAGAGGTTGTGTGGAGTATTTCATTTTTGTAGAGGATTTAAGTTAATCTGTAAACATTCATTAatgtataaagtaaaaaaaaaaaaaaatctcgtattatagtaaaaatgaattaattactcaataaataaatacccaATTTGTTGGGTAAAATTAACCGATCATGTGCTCCTATATTTACCCAGCTCTTGAGCTGAAAACAAACCAAATTGGGATGTTTTTAAACCAGCGTTTTTTGAGATATTAAAAGAGTTAGAAGAGACACACTGTGGCCTTTATTCAAGGCTGTAACCTTGAGATTTAAACCCACACGAACAAAAGACTGTCAAACAcaaatcattcactcaactggCAAATAACGAGTTGTTTCGGACAATCACTTCAgaggtcaaacacacacaacactcaTTTatcatgcacagttttgagaaATGGTCCTTTATGGGAATTTTACACGCTCTTGGTTCTTTAATGCAGAACTTTTAACATCCATAAAAACtcttcaaaaactcaaaaatgtTCTTTGTGGAACCAGTTCTGCTTTCAGAAGCTTTAGTTTTAAGAGAGTAAATATAAAGTCCagcaaaaatgccttttatctctgctaaataaataatcacaataattagAACCTGCAAAAGCAGGTCAATGTCATCAATAAATATGCTTTTGCGTCTCATATTTTTTCCAGCAGCATGTCCGTATTAAAGTCCATCTCTGGGTTCATTTACGACAGACTATTAATAGCACGTGTTCATGTTCAAAGgtcacatttattcatatcagctATTAAGTTTAATGAAAAATCAGCTATTTTATTTCTCAAGCAAACATCATTTATCTCGCACACAGAACTGTGATTATGTCTCACTCTGAACGCcacaatataacaataaaatgaaagaaatgatcAGTAATCAAATCTTTATCAATGAGTTTGTagtaattaatataaatgaaatCGCGTGTGGCACAGCTGACCAAATCATTTAGACATTACAACATGATCTATTCAAATATGTGTGCAATAACTGCAGATTTGTTTTCACTTTCACTCTGTTTTGTcaagtttaattaattaatttcgaTATAGACTTTAGATAAACTTTCGATTCTTTAAGAATGAATTAGAATATTCTTAATAACGATTCATCCTTTAAAGGTATTATGTAGAAAAAAtacctttattatttttttattttaaaataatttgttttttagtttttttttttttttttttttttttaattccggTAATATGCTATATTTTTTTGCGGCGCGCGCACTTCATTTAtcagaataaataaaagttattaaaagtGTTCGATTATAGTTTTACAAAaagtatattattaattaatcgTAGACTTaccaataaaataatttaaatgacaCTCTCAAGTAATTGTTATAAATGCCATTTGAAACAACAATTATACAGccataaaataaacagtggTAAAATGTATATTGATTAATAAtttagggatttttttttttttgttcacagTCAAACCCAGACAATATTACAAAATGAACTATTTCacgtattaaaaataaaacttgttttACATGTGCATTATAATAATCATATTATGTCTTCAGTAAAATGTAAAGGATCTTCTGAGAcgaaatcattttttattttctcagtCGTGTCTCATATAAAACCACTTTCACATCAACCTAAAAAAAGCCTagaaaatcatatttttgtCGTAATTGTTCACATATGGCCTCAAAAAGAATATATTTGAAAACAGACTTGTTTGTCGAATTTAAAGTTTGATTTGAAAACCCGATATATTATTAAGAAGACATGGCAAGAAACAagcaaaattatatttacacaCTTTGCGGGAATTAAAACAGGTATTAaacatttgtcatttattataatgattaatttatctatctatctatctatctatctataaatcGTGTGTTGCACGTGTAAGTTcttataattaaaacatctcgTGTCTCTCTGATAAACGTTCATCTGTGActaatttcattataaagcatataaaaaattaatatggattttataaaatt
Above is a window of Megalobrama amblycephala isolate DHTTF-2021 linkage group LG11, ASM1881202v1, whole genome shotgun sequence DNA encoding:
- the gata4 gene encoding transcription factor GATA-4 — protein: MYQGVTMTTNHGPASYEPGFLHNAASAAASAVYVTPTRVTSMIPALPYLQTPQQSSPVSGHSGWTQPGADTVASYNSTGGHHHSPVSRFTFSTSPPLSSGVATARETATYTSPLNISTGGREHYGSRGLSGSYHSGYPAYVSPNIGGSWAASHFDSSVLHSLQSGGPAGAARHPNLELFDEFAEGRECVNCGAMSTPLWRRDGTGHYLCNACGLYHKMNGINRPLIKPQRRLSASRRVGLSCTNCQTTTTTLWRRNAEGEPVCNACGLYMKLHGVPRPLAMKKEGIQTRKRKPKNIKSKPGASEGQTASAAVNSSPTEEPRAIKTEPDTASLYTHHNIHTPVSAFPTYMGTPSANSALKLSPSGSSSSKSDVWNSLILA